The Rhodopseudomonas palustris genome window below encodes:
- a CDS encoding AMP-binding protein codes for MYPGQFAKTRPDHPAFIMASTGETVSYAELEARSNRLAHLLRNHGLKRLDHYSIFMENNNRYIEACAAGERSGYYYTCVNSYLTPAELAYILTNSESRALITSKAKLDVARDALKECPNVTLCVVVDGDGESERIVGLADATKNLPDTPIADESLGTAMLYSSGTTGRPKGILRPLPEQPPSEPLPLFHFLNMLWKYRNGMIYLSPAPLYHSAPQAAVGLTIRDGGTVIIMEHFDPEQYLALIGKHKVTHSQLVPTMFSRMLKLPEEVRKAYDLSTLEVAIHAAAPCPPQVKEQMIEWWGPIIHEYYGATEGLGFTACNSAEWLAHRGTVGKVMFGDLHILDDGMKPCPKGTPGQIWFKTATPFEYFNDPRKTQEARSEDGSMSTVGDVGYVDDDGYLHLTDRATFMIISGGVNIYPQECENLLITHPKVADAAVFGVPNEDLGEEVKAVVQPMPGVAAGADLAAELIAFCAQSLSRQKVPRSIDFMDELPRLPTGKLYKRLLRDRYWGKKESRIV; via the coding sequence ATGTATCCCGGCCAGTTCGCGAAGACCCGCCCCGACCATCCCGCCTTCATCATGGCTTCCACCGGAGAGACGGTGAGCTATGCCGAGCTCGAGGCTCGCAGCAACCGTTTGGCGCATCTGTTGCGCAATCACGGCCTGAAGCGGCTCGACCACTATTCGATCTTCATGGAGAACAACAACCGCTACATCGAGGCGTGCGCCGCCGGCGAGCGCAGCGGTTATTACTACACCTGCGTCAACTCCTACCTGACGCCGGCCGAGCTCGCCTACATCCTGACCAACAGCGAATCGCGCGCGCTGATCACCTCGAAAGCCAAGCTCGATGTCGCCCGCGATGCGCTGAAGGAATGCCCCAACGTCACGCTGTGCGTGGTGGTCGACGGTGACGGCGAGAGCGAGCGGATCGTCGGGCTCGCCGACGCGACCAAGAATCTGCCGGACACGCCGATCGCCGACGAAAGCCTCGGCACTGCGATGCTGTATTCGTCCGGCACGACAGGACGGCCGAAGGGCATCCTGCGCCCGCTGCCGGAGCAGCCGCCGTCCGAACCGCTGCCGCTGTTCCACTTCCTCAACATGCTGTGGAAGTATCGCAACGGCATGATCTATCTGTCGCCCGCGCCGCTGTATCACTCGGCGCCGCAGGCTGCGGTCGGCCTCACCATCCGCGACGGCGGCACCGTGATCATCATGGAGCATTTCGATCCGGAGCAGTATCTGGCGCTGATCGGGAAGCACAAGGTGACGCACAGCCAGCTCGTGCCGACGATGTTCTCGCGGATGCTGAAGCTGCCGGAGGAGGTGCGGAAAGCCTACGATCTGTCGACGCTGGAAGTGGCAATCCACGCAGCAGCGCCCTGCCCGCCGCAGGTCAAGGAACAGATGATCGAATGGTGGGGACCGATCATCCACGAATATTACGGCGCCACCGAAGGTCTCGGCTTCACCGCCTGCAACAGCGCCGAATGGCTGGCGCATCGCGGCACGGTCGGCAAGGTGATGTTCGGCGATCTGCATATTCTCGACGACGGCATGAAGCCGTGCCCGAAAGGCACGCCCGGCCAGATCTGGTTCAAGACCGCGACGCCGTTCGAGTACTTCAACGACCCGAGGAAGACCCAGGAAGCCCGCTCGGAAGACGGCAGCATGAGCACCGTCGGCGACGTCGGCTATGTCGACGACGACGGCTACCTGCACCTCACCGACCGTGCCACCTTCATGATCATCTCGGGCGGAGTGAACATCTATCCGCAGGAGTGCGAGAACCTCTTGATCACCCATCCGAAGGTCGCGGACGCCGCGGTGTTCGGCGTGCCGAACGAAGATCTCGGCGAGGAGGTCAAAGCGGTGGTGCAACCGATGCCGGGCGTCGCCGCCGGCGCCGACCTCGCCGCCGAACTGATTGCCTTTTGCGCACAATCGCTGTCGCGGCAGAAGGTGCCGCGCTCGATCGACTTCATGGACGAACTGCCCCGGCTCCCCACCGGCAAACTCTACAAACGCCTGCTGCGCGACCGCTATTGGGGCAAGAAGGAAAGCCGGATCGTGTGA